Below is a genomic region from Flammeovirgaceae bacterium SG7u.111.
AGCATCCCGCTTGTGCCTTACTACAATTTAAGCGTCTCGCTTAAAATCAACTCAAGAACTCAATATCAATCAAGCCCTTTCCCGTTCCGTAATAATCCCTTGCACTGCTATAAAGCCAATGTTCCCCACTTTCCACAAAACCCATAGCGACCGGATTATCGTGAATGTATTCCAATTTCTCATGTAATAACTCTTCTGAGGAAATTTCGATAGGATGGTTGTGTTGCTGCCAAAGCTGGAAGTCTTTATTGTTACTGTTTTTCAACCCCGCATTTTTCATCATCCAGAGCATCCATTCCCTTCTACTTTCTCCCACAAACCTTTTGTCTTCCAGCAAAAGCCGTATATGCCTAGAGGTAAATGATTTTAAGTCGCGAATGATCTCTTCCAATTTTTTATCACCAGACGTCCCTAAAATAAAATGGGCATGGCTGGTCATGATGACCCACGCATGTACTTTCAGTCCCTTGTTCTCTTGGCAATATTTGATGCTTTGCAACAGAATATCCTTAAATTCACTTCGGATAAAAACATCTATCCAATTCACCACGGTGAAGGTCACAAAATACGGTAACTCTTGGTCGTTGATTTTGTATTTTCGGCTCATGGACTTGTTTTTAAATTTAAGAAAATCGATTTTCTTAAATTTAAAATATTTTGGCATGTTCAGTGTCTCGCTGAACATCATTTTAAAGCACAAGAGAGACTCTTGCGCTATGACAGCCCTACTATTTCTCATCCACTATTCGAGCCATATTATTATTAAAAAAACAGACTACATGGTAAGAAATTGCAAATGAGAATACCATAGCTCTTTTCTTTTCATACTTCGCAAGCAGAAGCTCTTTTTTCTTAGTAAAAAGAAAAATCATATAGCTGACAAGAGAGAGAAGAGTTATAATAAGACCTTCAATATCAAATTCACTTACGATTTTATACTCCATATTATGATATATAATGTGAAAAATTATAAGTCCCCACATTATTGAAATAGAGCTCCATAGAATAGTTGCTACGTTACTAATTGAAGATTCTCCAAATCTCCTTTTTGAAAGAAAGTACCAAAACATTAAAATAACCTCAAAGAAATAAGTTAACCATTTCATATTTCTACCTTATCTCTTATTCAGCAACCACCATCTGTCCAAAAGCAGCTTCCACTTCCATCACAGGCAATTTGCAGGCTTTTTCTTTGCAGACATAAATCATTGTTTCCCCTTCCATCAGCTTATTTTTGAGGAGTTCGAGCGAGCCTTCGGTTTTGCCGCCCATCAGCACAGCGTTGGGCTGGTAGCTTTGGAGGAATTCTGCTTGGAGTTGCGCCGCATTGTCGCCCACTATTGCCACTTCGTAGAAAGGGTAGGTGAGGTACATCTGCAACTGGAACCAGTTGGTGAAATAAGCAGTATTGGCGGGTACAAACTCCAGCACACCTTGTAGCATATTGGTGCTTTTCTTTTTCAATTCCCCATCAAAAAAGTAATTGCCCAAGTAATATAAATTCTTCGCCATCACCGAGTTGGCAGAAGGGATTACGTTGTCGGTCAGCTCTACTTTTCGGGCAATGAGCGCTGGGTCTTGGTCCGAAGTATAGAAGAAATAGCCACTGCCCTCATCGTAAAAATGTTCCAAGGCATAGTTGGTCAAATCTTGGGCTTTGTAGAGCCATTGCTCGTTGAAGGTAACTTGGTAGAGCGTGATGAAGGCATCGACAGTTAGGGCATAATCATCCAAAAAAGCATTGATGCTCGACTTGCCATCCTTGTAGTTTCGATTGAGGCGGTTGCCTTCCTGCAAAGTAGTTTTTACGATAAATTCAGCCCCTGTTAAAGCTTTTTCAAGATATTTCTGTTTTCCAAAAGCGGAGTAGGCATCGATGTAGCCTTTCACCATCAGCGCATTCCACGAAGTCAGGATTTTATCGTCCAAGCCTGGGCGCACTCGTTTGCTTCGGGCTTCCATCAGCTTGCTTTTAGCAGAAGCAATGGAGTTTTCCAGCGCTGCTTTTTTCATTTCCACTTCTATGGCTACCGCTTCTATCGCCTTGGTATTGAATAAGATGTTTATGCTGTCTTCCCAATTCCCTTCTTTTTCTATGTTGT
It encodes:
- a CDS encoding transposase; translated protein: MSRKYKINDQELPYFVTFTVVNWIDVFIRSEFKDILLQSIKYCQENKGLKVHAWVIMTSHAHFILGTSGDKKLEEIIRDLKSFTSRHIRLLLEDKRFVGESRREWMLWMMKNAGLKNSNNKDFQLWQQHNHPIEISSEELLHEKLEYIHDNPVAMGFVESGEHWLYSSARDYYGTGKGLIDIEFLS